The Candidatus Flexicrinis proximus genome includes a window with the following:
- a CDS encoding FtsX-like permease family protein, with translation MRVILRLGVRDISRRFIQSALFVIGVALGVAMVIAIDIANGSSSRAFELSTVSVTGQATHQIIGGPTGIPSSVYRAIRVDLGLRESAPVVSEYVRADELSQPLRILGVDPFAEPPFRTYLSEVEVDSGEASAFDAVTAFIAEPGSVLIARSLANRLGVQAGDKIIIRAGANTSEARIVGILQPDDTVSAQALDDLILTDIASAQEMLGAPGRLTRIDMILPEAREAELSASIRALLPAGTQLNAVSSSGDTLGQMTAAFELNLQALSLLALVVGVFLIYNTVTFNVIQRRPTLCILRALGTTRRQIFASILGESLTLGAIGTLMGVGLGIIFGRLAVGLVAQTISSLYFTVNVQSITVDSFTLIKGVGVGLFASVGAAIIPAYSATRTPPAGTMRRSDQEDAARRLVPLITIAAAGFIILGIVLLALPTRSLFISFAALFCIVVGGAFLTPAVLVAVMRLVEPLLGRLFGIIGRMAPRAVERSLSRTAIAVAALTIAVSVIVGVSVMISSFRSTVADWLETTLGGDIFISSPLLTANASTVDVDPSAARIVGATPGVRDVSASRVVSVIAPDYPDLPPVNLQAVDYDIAPNRGYVWNIAQGGDVDAALTNGAVMVSEPFAFRREISSDRREITLLTDSGPRTFPIAAVFYDYSTDQGQIVMFRSVYDQFWNDPYITSMAAFIDEGADLTLVIEDVRAGLSGFDLTAQANRDLRAGVFEVFDNTFAITIALRLLATIVAFIGILSALLALQLENTRQYGVMRATGMTRGQVWRFTLLQTGLMGGVAGALALPIGMALALVLLFVINVRSFGWTMQFYFAPEEFVQAFLVALVAALAAGLYPAFRITRLLTARALRSE, from the coding sequence ATGCGCGTTATCCTGCGGCTCGGCGTACGCGATATCTCACGCCGGTTTATTCAGAGCGCGCTGTTTGTGATCGGTGTCGCGCTTGGCGTAGCCATGGTGATCGCCATCGATATTGCCAATGGGTCTTCCAGCCGTGCCTTCGAATTGAGTACCGTCAGCGTCACGGGGCAGGCGACGCATCAGATCATCGGTGGACCTACCGGCATTCCTTCGAGTGTTTACCGCGCCATCCGTGTTGATCTCGGCCTGCGCGAAAGCGCCCCGGTTGTCAGCGAGTATGTGCGCGCCGATGAGCTATCCCAGCCGCTTCGCATTCTAGGGGTCGACCCCTTTGCTGAACCGCCGTTCCGCACCTATTTGAGCGAGGTCGAAGTCGATAGCGGCGAAGCCAGCGCCTTCGATGCCGTGACTGCGTTTATCGCAGAGCCGGGCAGTGTGCTCATCGCCCGTTCTCTGGCGAATCGCCTCGGCGTCCAGGCCGGCGACAAGATCATAATCCGTGCGGGTGCCAATACATCCGAGGCCCGCATCGTGGGCATTCTCCAGCCCGACGACACGGTTAGTGCGCAGGCGCTTGATGACTTGATCCTGACCGATATCGCCAGCGCACAGGAGATGTTGGGCGCACCTGGCCGCTTGACTCGCATCGACATGATTCTGCCTGAAGCTCGTGAGGCCGAACTATCTGCATCAATCCGCGCCCTGCTTCCCGCTGGAACCCAGTTAAATGCAGTGAGCTCCAGCGGCGATACTCTGGGCCAGATGACCGCCGCATTCGAACTCAACCTGCAGGCGCTAAGTCTTCTCGCACTGGTTGTCGGTGTTTTCCTGATATACAACACGGTCACCTTCAACGTTATTCAGCGCCGCCCGACACTCTGCATTCTTCGCGCGCTTGGAACGACACGCCGCCAGATTTTCGCCAGCATTCTCGGTGAATCTCTGACGCTTGGCGCAATCGGTACGCTGATGGGTGTTGGTCTGGGTATTATCTTTGGCAGGCTGGCAGTCGGCCTGGTCGCCCAGACCATCAGCAGTCTCTATTTCACCGTCAACGTGCAGAGCATCACGGTCGACAGCTTCACGCTGATCAAAGGGGTCGGAGTAGGTCTGTTCGCCAGCGTTGGCGCGGCCATCATTCCCGCCTACAGCGCCACGCGTACGCCCCCGGCCGGAACTATGCGCCGCTCCGATCAGGAAGACGCCGCCCGCCGCCTTGTACCGTTGATCACCATTGCCGCGGCGGGCTTTATCATTCTCGGTATTGTCCTGCTTGCGCTGCCCACGCGCAGTTTGTTCATCAGTTTTGCCGCCCTCTTCTGTATCGTTGTTGGCGGAGCGTTCCTGACGCCGGCCGTTCTGGTCGCCGTGATGCGCCTTGTCGAACCGCTGCTTGGCCGTCTCTTTGGCATCATTGGAAGGATGGCGCCGCGCGCCGTCGAACGGTCGTTGAGCCGCACAGCCATCGCGGTTGCCGCCCTGACCATTGCCGTCAGCGTCATCGTCGGGGTCAGCGTCATGATCTCAAGTTTTCGCAGCACGGTTGCCGACTGGCTGGAAACTACACTTGGCGGTGATATCTTCATCTCCTCTCCGCTCCTAACGGCCAACGCATCGACCGTCGATGTCGATCCCAGTGCAGCGCGAATAGTCGGCGCCACTCCTGGCGTTCGTGATGTCTCCGCCAGCCGGGTCGTCAGCGTCATCGCGCCGGATTACCCCGACCTTCCACCTGTAAACCTGCAGGCCGTCGATTACGATATTGCGCCCAACCGTGGCTATGTCTGGAATATCGCGCAGGGTGGTGATGTCGACGCCGCGCTGACGAACGGCGCGGTCATGGTCAGCGAACCGTTCGCGTTCCGGCGCGAAATCTCGTCCGACCGCCGCGAAATCACCCTTCTCACCGACAGCGGTCCGCGGACCTTCCCGATCGCGGCAGTGTTCTACGACTACTCAACTGATCAGGGGCAGATCGTGATGTTCCGGTCAGTTTACGACCAGTTCTGGAACGACCCGTATATCACCTCGATGGCTGCCTTCATTGACGAGGGGGCAGACCTCACCCTGGTCATCGAGGACGTGCGCGCGGGACTCTCTGGGTTTGACCTGACCGCTCAGGCAAACCGCGATCTGCGGGCAGGCGTGTTTGAGGTCTTTGATAACACGTTTGCCATCACCATTGCCCTCCGTCTGCTGGCGACGATTGTTGCTTTCATCGGCATCTTGTCGGCGCTGCTGGCCCTTCAGCTTGAAAATACCCGGCAGTATGGCGTGATGCGTGCCACCGGCATGACTCGCGGGCAGGTCTGGCGCTTCACGCTTCTCCAAACCGGATTAATGGGGGGCGTGGCGGGGGCGCTGGCGCTGCCGATCGGCATGGCGCTGGCCCTTGTGCTGCTCTTCGTCATCAATGTGCGCAGCTTCGGCTGGACCATGCAGTTCTATTTCGCTCCGGAAGAATTCGTTCAGGCCTTTCTGGTCGCTCTGGTTGCTGCGCTTGCAGCAGGCCTCTATCCCGCTTTCCGTATCACCCGTCTGCTTACGGCCCGCGCACTGAGGAGTGAGTAG
- a CDS encoding response regulator — protein MRDTDDLDDVPQEGRPDGGETAEPADRRSTGSFAPFRFPEMARDPGATGLMPRVKLEPSGEKLDHHDVARSTTEIRAARVDMEVRGMPTVLLVEDSEEFAAIVRETLRRIKVDVYYARDGRMATEYLRNNRPDLILLDLNLPDMTGWNILDHAKQEFEKYPEESRPRIIVLTAYNDPANRLVGKLQDVYRFLVKTTTPIELQNVVREALEH, from the coding sequence ATGCGGGATACCGACGATTTAGATGACGTGCCGCAGGAAGGCCGTCCAGACGGGGGCGAAACCGCAGAACCTGCGGATAGACGCTCGACGGGGTCGTTCGCACCCTTCCGCTTTCCGGAAATGGCGCGTGATCCCGGCGCAACCGGTCTGATGCCTCGCGTAAAGCTTGAACCCAGCGGCGAGAAATTGGATCATCACGACGTCGCGCGATCTACAACTGAAATCCGCGCTGCCCGCGTGGACATGGAGGTTCGGGGTATGCCAACAGTTTTGTTGGTTGAGGATTCTGAGGAGTTCGCGGCCATCGTGCGGGAAACGCTGCGCCGTATCAAGGTCGACGTGTATTATGCGCGCGACGGACGCATGGCGACCGAGTATCTGCGGAACAACCGCCCGGACTTAATTCTGCTTGACCTGAACCTGCCGGACATGACGGGCTGGAATATCCTTGACCACGCCAAGCAGGAATTCGAGAAGTATCCTGAGGAAAGCCGCCCTCGCATTATCGTGCTGACGGCCTACAACGATCCGGCGAACCGACTAGTCGGCAAGCTGCAGGACGTTTACCGTTTCCTGGTCAAGACGACTACTCCTATTGAACTGCAAAACGTTGTCCGTGAGGCCCTGGAACACTAA